The following are from one region of the Halomonas qaidamensis genome:
- a CDS encoding PAS domain-containing sensor histidine kinase — MSTVNEATLSARIKALEAQNAALEEEKRHYQWLAESTTDLISRHARDGTFLYASQAARDLLGYEPEELIGVSAYQLFHPADLSDLLNKSPRVYYHDGFYQQTYRFRAKAGHYIWFETTSRTRRDTATGELIDILCVSRDVSRRVHAEATRERLAQVVESTTDYVLFLGPNQHIFSANEAARRCFSLPRDAMQVALAALYHADSLALLEQVVFPAVERYGSWSGELEMLSANGTVPVLSVVLTHRSRGAEPGHFALINRDISVRKAAESQARRHQEQIAHANRLAAAGELASNIAHELNQPLGAIANYTSGALLKAKHTPNLPASELQLPLARIDEQVQRLAQRLRHMRSFVRKRSHCVRPLALEHVINAAFQLCNWQYQQASIQLTQQLPLGLPRIYADPIALEQVIVNLLLNALTASRDVSGADRVIVAAQKSGNRQLTLSVKDLGPGVAPAHQGSIFDAFFTTRDEGLGMGLAISRSLMESMGGALTLRPQQSSKGACFDIILRTETT, encoded by the coding sequence ATGAGCACCGTTAACGAAGCCACATTAAGTGCCAGGATCAAAGCGCTAGAAGCACAAAATGCAGCGCTGGAAGAAGAGAAACGTCATTATCAGTGGCTGGCAGAAAGTACCACTGACTTGATATCTCGCCATGCCCGCGACGGTACGTTTTTATATGCCTCTCAAGCAGCGCGCGACTTACTAGGGTACGAGCCAGAAGAACTGATTGGCGTGTCAGCCTATCAGCTGTTTCATCCCGCTGACTTAAGTGATCTATTAAACAAATCACCCCGGGTCTACTATCACGACGGTTTTTATCAGCAAACGTATCGGTTTCGGGCCAAAGCAGGCCACTACATCTGGTTTGAAACTACCAGTCGAACCCGCCGAGACACTGCCACAGGCGAGTTGATTGATATTTTATGTGTGTCGCGGGATGTGAGTCGCCGCGTCCATGCCGAAGCCACCCGAGAGCGTTTAGCGCAAGTGGTCGAATCCACCACTGACTACGTGCTTTTTTTAGGACCTAACCAACATATTTTTAGCGCCAACGAAGCCGCCCGGCGCTGTTTCTCACTCCCACGTGATGCCATGCAAGTTGCCCTGGCAGCGCTCTACCATGCTGACTCGCTGGCTCTTTTAGAGCAAGTCGTCTTCCCAGCCGTTGAACGCTATGGTTCCTGGAGTGGCGAACTAGAAATGCTGAGTGCAAACGGGACAGTGCCGGTACTTAGTGTTGTGCTTACCCATCGCAGCCGCGGGGCAGAACCTGGGCACTTTGCGCTGATTAACCGCGATATTAGCGTGCGTAAAGCGGCCGAATCCCAGGCACGTCGGCACCAAGAACAAATTGCCCATGCCAATCGATTAGCCGCTGCCGGAGAGCTTGCGTCTAATATTGCCCATGAGCTCAATCAGCCCTTAGGGGCCATCGCCAACTATACCAGCGGCGCCCTGCTGAAAGCTAAGCATACGCCCAATCTGCCCGCCAGCGAGCTACAGTTGCCTCTGGCCCGCATTGATGAGCAAGTACAACGCCTTGCCCAGCGACTCCGACATATGCGCAGCTTTGTGCGTAAACGCAGCCACTGCGTCAGGCCCCTGGCACTTGAACATGTTATTAACGCCGCTTTTCAACTGTGCAACTGGCAATATCAACAGGCTTCTATTCAACTTACCCAACAATTACCCCTTGGGTTGCCACGTATTTATGCGGACCCTATTGCCCTTGAGCAAGTTATCGTTAACCTATTACTCAATGCACTCACCGCTAGCCGTGACGTTTCTGGTGCTGACAGAGTCATCGTTGCTGCGCAAAAAAGCGGTAATCGGCAGCTTACCCTTAGCGTTAAAGACCTGGGCCCAGGCGTCGCACCAGCCCATCAAGGGTCAATTTTTGATGCCTTTTTCACCACCCGCGATGAAGGGTTGGGAATGGGCTTAGCGATTAGTCGTTCACTCATGGAAAGCATGGGGGGTGCCCTTACTCTGCGCCCTCAGCAAAGCTCGAAAGGCGCATGCTTTGACATAATACTTCGTACAGAAACAACATGA
- a CDS encoding response regulator transcription factor, with translation MNAPSVHHQEPMMTSSVEHKSIATIAVVDDDQALRESLVWLLESVGLTAQAFHDGEQFLASQHDELGALLLDVRMPGMSGLQVQQQLVDQGTTLPVIMMTGHGDVPMAVAALKNGAFDFIEKPFNHQQLIDSVQQALGSAHQQQRAKQQLTLLRTRYQSLRPKEQRIVIHVAEGMTSREIAEHMQISGKTVEVYRLRAMKAMHAANLAELVRQAVALELVSPLSATYFDGKA, from the coding sequence ATGAACGCGCCATCGGTGCATCACCAGGAACCAATGATGACTAGCAGTGTTGAACATAAATCCATCGCCACCATTGCGGTTGTTGATGATGATCAGGCACTGCGTGAATCGCTGGTTTGGCTGCTCGAATCAGTTGGTTTAACCGCTCAAGCATTTCATGATGGCGAGCAATTTCTAGCTAGCCAGCATGATGAATTAGGCGCACTACTGCTTGATGTTCGCATGCCGGGAATGAGTGGACTGCAAGTGCAACAGCAGTTGGTGGATCAAGGCACTACTCTGCCGGTCATTATGATGACGGGGCATGGCGATGTCCCTATGGCGGTGGCTGCACTGAAAAACGGCGCGTTTGATTTTATCGAAAAGCCGTTTAATCACCAGCAGCTGATTGACAGCGTACAGCAAGCATTAGGCAGCGCTCATCAACAGCAACGCGCTAAGCAACAGCTCACCCTGTTGCGAACACGCTACCAATCTCTACGCCCAAAAGAGCAACGCATTGTGATTCACGTGGCAGAAGGAATGACCAGTCGTGAAATTGCCGAGCATATGCAGATTAGCGGCAAAACCGTCGAAGTCTATCGGCTGAGAGCGATGAAGGCCATGCACGCTGCAAATTTAGCAGAGCTCGTTCGACAAGCGGTGGCGCTAGAACTCGTTTCTCCGCTCAGCGCCACTTATTTTGATGGCAAGGCCTAA